GTTAGTGCTATTGTGGAAGTTATTACTATAGGAACTTCACAACAATAGGTATTATCGAACTTCATAGTAATTTTGTGATTTTATGAGACGTTTTGGAAATTTTGGATAGATTTGCATCATCAATACAGGCCATAAAACTTTGGAATTTGAAGTGTTGCAATAAAGAAGAAGAGTCACATATAAATCTGTGAATAAATAGACTATTTTAGTTTAGAAAGTACATAGTTATTGAAGTATAGATAACTCAACAGTAAGCAAATTTTTATGTATGCACTAATGAACTCATGGGTTGTGGGGCCATATAGAGCTGATGGCActtgttattattttatttcaaaAGAAATTTGCCAAGTTTATTGCGTATCTTCCTTTTGGTTTGTGTGTTCCATTTTCATAAGCTTTATTACTTGTGATGTCTTCCATCAATTGCAATGTTGCATCCATTCTTTACTCTGGTGGTAGGATGTAAACTAGCAGAATTATGCAAGTTCACATGTTTGCTAGCTCTGCTCATTTCCTGGAATAACTACACATTATTTCATGATTCATTAACCTATGTTTCTTTTCATTGATAGGTTTTGAAGAGGGCACTAGAGGTATGGGACCTCCAATTTATCCCCATGTATTCCCAAGCTGCAGCGGGATCCCAATCCAAGCCTGAACTGGAAACTGCCTTCATCTGCCACTCCCAGAATCACTGGTTCTGCATTAGGAACGTGGATGGGGAGTGGTACAACTTCAATAGTCTGTATCCGGCCCCTGAGTACCTCTCTCAGTTTCTCCTCTCAGACTACCTTGACAACATGAGGGGGCCTGGCTCAAACATCTATGTGGTAAGGGGCACTTTCCCCAGGGACTGCCCTTCTGATAACAACGATTTTGGCCGGTGGCTGCGTCCTGAGGAAGCCAGGATCATTACGCATTCACGCTTCAAGGTGCAGCAGAAACAAGGGAGCAACACTGCTATAGTGATGGCCTCGAGGAGGTATCTCACAGTGGGGGTAGCCGCTGGCTTGAGGGGCCTTGAAGTTCCAGGCACCAAGACTGAAGTACCTCGTCAGCAACCTTATGAACAACAGGGCATGACTATGATGCGAGAGGAGAGGGatgacgagctgaaggcggcaaTAGCTATTAGCTTGATGCCATTTGAAGCTCCGGCGACGAGTTCTCAACCAGCCCAAGAAGAGAGAAATTTGATCAGCAAGGACACCGCCATGGAGGAACCTGGCTCCAGCAACTCTGAAGGGCTGATGAAAGAAGATTAGGATGCCATCTTTCTTCATAATCTACATAGGAGCGTTCTTAAACGCGAAAAAAATTTAGAGTTTCCATTGGCTGGAGCGGTTATTGTGAACTTGTTTTTTTGACGCGTCAACGGCGGGCTTACGCCTGCCTGAACCTTTATTGCCAACCGTCGGGGTGTTACAGATCTCAGGGAGAACAGAGAGTACAGGGGGTTAAGGAGGGAATAAAATTACATGTAGCGGGTGGCTAAATTCTCCCGGCAAGGTGGAACAACATGGAGCCCCAGTCCCTGAGTTGAATTTGTTTTTGAATATTATTACAACGGTGGGACCAAAGTTTAAGATCTTCCGCAGCGGAGCTTACGACGTCATGAAGCCCAAGATGCATGTCTCGAAAGACCTTGGCGTTCCGTCGCTTCCAGATATTCCAAAGAACTGCCAGCAGAACTGTTGATCTAGTTTTGTTGTGCCATTCGCCCTCCCAAGCTTGGAGCAGCCCCTGTGGCGCATCCGGACATAGGCTGTCTAGCTCCCCCCAAAGTGGAGCTATGTGCTGACATTCGAAAAGGAGGTGGTTGATGGATTCACAGTGGTCGCAGAAGGGGCATGCGGCTGAAGTAGCAATGCCCTGTCTGAACCGTCGTTCATTCGTGAAGAGGCGGTCCTTGCGGGCAAGCCAGAGGTAGAGTCGACACTTATTTGGGGCGTAGTTCCGCCAGATGGCCGGGGCGAGCGTGTCCATGGGCTTTGACCTCCAGACCGCTTGGTAGGCGAGCTTAGTGGCGAAAGGTTTGTCAGCGTCCCTTGTAGTTCTCGTGTCAGCAACCTGCATATTTAAGTTCACCGTGGCCAATATAGTGCGCAATTCAAGCAGTTCGCATTCGGCTGCGTGAGACAGCCTAGGTGTTAGATCCAAGGTGAGGTTGTTCGATGTCATAGCGCGTGCCACTGACATGTGGACTCGATTGGAGTGTGAAAACAGAGCCAGAAATTGTCGGGCTAGGGTTTGAGCAGAGCGAGGGAGCCAAAGGTCAAGCCAAAAGGAGGTAGTGGTGCCATTACCGATGCTGACCCGGGTGGTGTCCCGGAAGAGGGCGAGGCCTTTCATAATGTCTTTCCAAATCGGGGTATGCTGGTTGTCCGACATGCCTACATCGTTAGAGGTCGACCATCCGTATTTGGTGATCAAGTACGGAGGCTCTCCCGAGGTTTGCTCTTCGTGTAGCTTTGTAATGTGTTTTAGAAGAAGACACATGTTCATGTGGGGAAGAGATAGGAAACCAAGGCCCCCATTGGCGAAGGGAGCACAAACGATGTCCCAAGCCACCTTGCAGTGGCCGCCCGTGGTAGATTCCTGACCAGACCAAAAGAAGGCCCTACAGCGTTTCTCGATTTCCTGAATGGTTCCAGCAGGTAGAAGAAGGACACTCATGGCATAGATTGGCAGGGCGCGTAGAACGGAGCGGACCAGGATAGCCCTCCCGGCCAAGGATAGCAAAAGGCCCCTCCACCCAGCAAGGCGGCGATCGACCTTGTCAATGATGAAGAAGAAGTCAGCTAGTTTTAGCTTGTGAGTGGATAGAGGCAAGCCCAAGTACGACTGTGGGAAGGTGGCAACTGGGCAGCCCAGGATTGCGGCAAGGCTAGTCGAGAGGTTAGGGTCGACGTGGATTGGGGCAAAGGTGCTTTTATGGAAATTGATTTTTAGCCCAGTGGCCTCAGAAAATTGTAGCAGAATATTTTTGAGGGTCTGAATTTGAgaggcgtcgggggggggggggggggtaggactaTTAGCGTGTCGTCCGCATACTGGAGGACAGGGCAATGCATATCGTTCGCGATCGGGTGAGTCAGGAGTCCACATTCTGAGGCCTGGTTAATAAGACGTTTTAAGACATCGGCCACTAAAATGAACAGATAGGGGGAGAGGGAGTCGCCTTGTCGCAATCCTTTGCGGCACTGGAACCAGGGCCCCGGTTTACCGTTGAGCAGAACGGCTGAGCTGGCCGTGGTGTTTAAACTGTGCACCCAGCGACACCAGAGCGGAGGAAATCCTTGAGCCTTCAGGATGTTGGTAAGGCCGGTCCAAGAAACTGAGTCAAAGGCCTTGTGGAAATCTAGCTTAAGGACGATTGCCGGAAGCCGACGTTTGAAACAGGTTTGGACTAGATCAGAAGCGTGAAGAAAATTTTTGGCAATCCCACGTCCTCTGACGAAGCCGGTTTGATCGTAGTGAATTAGATGATTGATGAGGGGTTGAGCCCTTAGAGAGAGGCACTTGGACGTTAGCTTTACAGAGCAATTTTGGAGTGAAACCGGCCTATAGTTCTCCGGCGAGGCAGCAT
This DNA window, taken from Triticum aestivum cultivar Chinese Spring chromosome 1D, IWGSC CS RefSeq v2.1, whole genome shotgun sequence, encodes the following:
- the LOC123182207 gene encoding ataxin-3 homolog, which codes for MEAKTGNSGMLYHELQVRQLCGLHALNTALQGPFFSEGDLMEIAADLDARERKVMSRAGGVGAGDFLAEGQGSHNVSDNGDFGVEVLKRALEVWDLQFIPMYSQAAAGSQSKPELETAFICHSQNHWFCIRNVDGEWYNFNSLYPAPEYLSQFLLSDYLDNMRGPGSNIYVVRGTFPRDCPSDNNDFGRWLRPEEARIITHSRFKVQQKQGSNTAIVMASRRYLTVGVAAGLRGLEVPGTKTEVPRQQPYEQQGMTMMREERDDELKAAIAISLMPFEAPATSSQPAQEERNLISKDTAMEEPGSSNSEGLMKED